The following is a genomic window from Myxococcus guangdongensis.
GGGCTTCTCGCTCGGCATCGTCAACCGGGACGTGAATCCCGCACGCATCCGCCTGGGGCCACACGGCGTGGTGCGACTGACGGACTTTGGCGTGGCGCTCTCTCGCCTTTCGGGCCGGTTGGCCACGTCCCTGCCGCGTCCCCGAGGTGAGGTCCTCTACTCGGCGCCCGAGGTGTTGCTGGGCGATGTGGTGGACGCGCGAGCGGACCTGTTCTCCCTGGGGCTGACGTTGCTGGAGTTCGCTACGGGCCGACACCTCTACGACCCGGGACATGTCCGCGTTGAAGAAGTGGAGGCACGGCTGTCGAAGGAGGAACGAGAACGCGCGCTCGCGGCTTCCGTGGCCTCCGTGGTGACGGAACTGCCCGCGGTCGCTGAGGATGCCATCTGGTGCGCCATGGCCTACGGCTCCGAGGATGTCGAGCATGCGGCGCAAGGGCTCTCGGTGCCGCTCCGGGACATCCTCCACACGTTGCTGTGCCGCAACCCCGCCGAGCGCTTCGGGACAGCGGCGGAGGTGGAGCTTGTCTTTCGTGCGCAGTTGGCGCGGCTGGGCGGGTACACGCGCGCGGAGGCATTGCAGGAGGCCCAGCACGCGCTCGGGGAGGCCAGCGAGGGACTCTGGGACTTCGAGTTGCCGAGCGACGAAGGTGGCATCACACCCCCTGTTACCGAGGTGTGGCGCCGCTCCGAGCCCACCACGGATTCTGTCTCGCCTCGGGGCACGCCGCGCACGTCGTCGCGCGCCCCCGATGAAGTGCCAACGGAGCCCGGTGCAGATCCGCGCCGTCGCACGTTGACGAAGCAGCCGAGCGCGTAGCGGCGGCACCTCTTTCCCCTCACCACCGTGGATTCACCACCGGCGCGGCGCGAGTCGCTCCAGCCGACCGGGAGACGTGTGTTCTTCGTGCCTCATTCCGGGGTACGCACAGGAGGCGTGTATGCACAGGAAGCGAAGCTGTCTGGCCGCGCTGCTGCTGTTGCTGTTGCCGACGCTGGGAGGGGCCTCGGAGCCGCCCGCCCCGCAGGAAGAATCATCCACCGCCCCGACTGCACCACCCGCACGCAAGTGGCACTACCTGACGCGCGTGGAAGCCACGTCGCTCGCGCTGTTGCCTCGCGCTGGCGCGGGGGACGACGAGGGTTTCGTGCAGGTGGAGCCCACGTTCATCATCGATGGTGGCCCCGAGTTCGGCGTCAACCTTGGGGCGCCCGTGCGCTTTCGTCTTTGGGGTGGGAATGACGGCAGGGCCCTCGTGCGTCGCGAGGACTGGGACTCGCTCTCGGATTGGGGGCAGCTCGTTCGCGGGCTCCTGTTGGGTTCGGATAACGCGCCGCTCGGAATCTGGTTTGGCCCGCTGGAGGAACACAGGCTCCTCTCGGGTCATCTGGTCCGTCGCTACTCCAACCGGACCAATCCGAACTACCACCCGGCCGGAGGCATCTTCACCGGCACGTTGGGCCCGCTCTACACGGAAGCGTTCGCCTCGGATGTACTCGGCACGCGGTTGTTGGGAGCGGAGTTCTCCCTGGACATGGAGCACCTCCTCTTCGGGCAGCCCAAGCAGCGGGGCCGGTACACGCTGGCCGTGTCCGCCGTCCATGACTGGGGGCGAGCGGGAGGGGCAGCGCCGTCGATGACGCTGGCCCACCTGGACGCCATGGCGGTGGTGGTCGTGCGGCCCGGCATGGAGGCTTACGTGAATGCCGGGTGGGGTGGTCGTCCCGGACAGGGCGGCGCTTGGGGTGCTGTCGTGGGGGGCGGGGTGGACTCCCTCTCCGAGAGATTCAACCTGCGCCTGCGGTTGGAGGCGAGGCGCCAGCATGGCGGCTTCCGGCAAGGCTTCTTCGGCGCGGACTACGAGCTGGCACGCTTCCAGTCGGCTGGCTCCAATGGCGTGCCGCTCGCGGATGCGCACTTCCCGGACGGCTACTCCGCATTCGCGGAAGCCCTCGTGGAGTGGGATGCAGTCAGTTACGGAGGGCCCTACAAGCACCTGCGCCTCTCGGTGGGCGCGGAAGCCTTCTCCTGGGGGCGCGTCGACGTGGACGGTCGCGCGGCGGTGCAGCTCTTCGCGCGCGCCTTGGAAGTCGCGGTAAAGGGGCTCGCCGTTGGAACTGGGAAGCCCGGGGCTCGCTACCTGGGGGCGGCGGAGGTTCGCTGGAGGTTCCTCGGCGGGAAGCTCTACGCGATGGGGACGGGCGGCACGCTGCTGTTCCCTACGGCTGACGGGACGCTGCGACCCGGGGCCTTCGCCTCGGTGGGCCTGGGGGTGGACAATGCGCGCTAACGCACTGCTCCTGCTCGTGTTGCTTGCCACGGGATGCGCGTCGGTGCCGCAGGCTCCCGGGCGGGGCGGAACGCTGAGCTACACGCCTCGCGGGGGGACCTCTCCCGAGCGGGAGGACGTGCTGAGTGACGAAGGTCCTCATGCCTCCGGCTCCCCTCCGTACTCCCTCGCGGGCTCTGGGGCTGGGCAGCGCCTCTTCCGTCATGTCGGGCCACGAGGTGCGGCAACGAAGGCAGCACCTGGCACCGCATCTGGAGCTGTCGGAGGCAGAGGCCCGCAAGCCGCCTCGGCGCGGCAAGCCTTCCTTGACTCCCTCGACGAGGTGAAGGACTCGCTGAAGGAGTCCGAAGCCATGTTCTCCAAACTCGCGAAGAGCGCTCCCGTGTTCAGTGGCAGGGCTCTCAGTGGGGGAGCGTTCACTCGCTATCTCGACCACGGCACCCATGAAGTGGCGTGGATTCGCGGCGCCCTCGGAAGCGCGACGATGCTGGCGGGGGGCGCGTCGGAGGTGGAGGACTCGGAGATGGAGTTGGCCCTCCTTCGCATGGCGGGCCCACGGCTCCAGTCCGCGATGTTCGGTGCCCTGCTGTTCGCCACCTGGGTGGACTTCCTCCAGCTCTCCGACGTCCTGCTGCGCGAATGCCCGATGTGCGGCGACGAGAAGCTGTTCGTGGACCTCCACCGCGTTCAGGGCTTGATGGAGCCCACGCTCGCGGACCTCGCTTCTCGCGACCCCGAGCGAGTGGAGGCGGCGGCACTCGCGATGCCCGAGCTGATGGGGAAGCTGACGCGCGAGTTCAACATGATGCACGCGGATGCCAAGGCCGCCATGGAGACCGGGGGCAAGGTCATGGTGGCGGCGCAGGTGTTGGAGATGCTCGCCATGATTTCCACGCTGAAGTTGGGGATGCCCAGGCTTCCACCGTCCGCCCCTGCGACGCTCGGCGTGGGACTCGTCATGAGTTCAGGCGGCGTCATGGCGGGCTCCCAGCTCGTCGTCTCCGCTGAGTGGGTGGAGATGATGCGAAGGCTGGTGCAGGCGGGCGTCATCTCGCTTCCCGTCGTGAGCGCGGCGGTCCGCATCCACGGTGGGCAGGTGATGATGGCCCAGGCGCACCAGGACTTGCCCGAAGGCGTGCGAGAAGCGCTGGGGGACAGTCCCGAGGTGCGCGGTATGCGGGTGACAGGTAGAGCTGGGGCGGGCATGTCCGAGGCGCCAAGGCACCATGTCATGCCGAAGGAGCATCGCGAGTGGTTCGAGCAGCGCGGCTTCAAGGGCGACATGGACATCGACCAGTTCTGTGTCCGCTTGGAGAAGTCCCACCACGAGGCGATTCACGGAGGGGGGAACTGGAAGCTGGGGCGCATGTGGCCCGGAGAGTGGAGTCGGATGATCATGGAGGCCCTCCGAGACGCCGAAGCGAAGGCTGGCCGGATGTTGACGCGGAATGAGGTACTGGACATCGTCGCGGAGCGCATGACGGACTACAGGATCCCGATGAACTTCACTTCCGGGAGAGGACGATGAGCGGCGGAGAAGCTTGGCGGGGCGACATCAAGGCACGCCTATACGAACGGGTCCGCGAGCGAGGTTTCGACTCACTGACCGCCTTTGCCGATTCGCGCCCGGCCGTTCCGTTGCATGTGCTGGCCGACGAGCTTGGCCACGACGTTGCTGCCGTGCAGATCTTGAGCGGTATGCTGGCAGAGGCGGAAAGGACCAAGAAGGTCACGCGGTTTACCCGCGATGTCCTTGTGCGTCTCCTGTCGCAGAGTCTCCCCAGCGGTTGGCCCACCGTGATGGATGATGCAAACCGATTCAAGGTGGCCAAGGCCCTTGGCTCGTGGTCTGCCTATTCTCCGGAGACACACAAGGAGCGCGCTCGGCGGGTCGGAGACGCGCTCCTTGCAAATCCACCTTCAGCTGGATGGCGCCCACTCGGACCCGACGACGAGCTTCTACGGACGCTCCTGCCGGACGACGAAGCCTGAACGGAGCTGGTAGTCCTTCGAGTCAGTGACGGAGCCACCGTGTGCCCCAGTGTGCCCCTCCGGCGTGGTTCGAGGCGGCACCTGGGGGACAGCGCGTGCACCACCAGGAGCGCGCGGGAGGTCTCCCGACCCAACCCATCCCGCTCGAAGTGGATTTGCTGCCCACCCACGGCCATCACCGAGAGACGCCCGTCGCGTTCGTATTCGTAGCAGGTGTCATGGGCGGTGACTTCCCGGGACAAGCGGCCGTCCTCGTCGTATTCAAAGGAGTATCGTTCGCCAGC
Proteins encoded in this region:
- a CDS encoding NUDIX hydrolase, whose translation is MSGGEAWRGDIKARLYERVRERGFDSLTAFADSRPAVPLHVLADELGHDVAAVQILSGMLAEAERTKKVTRFTRDVLVRLLSQSLPSGWPTVMDDANRFKVAKALGSWSAYSPETHKERARRVGDALLANPPSAGWRPLGPDDELLRTLLPDDEA
- a CDS encoding serine/threonine protein kinase, whose amino-acid sequence is MSNPSDSRPAGSAVLFTHGDTSYEFFRDLGEGRVGERILLARTRTPKGLGECVMLKCLPLPKVADATESHQHTRARLEEEVRLAQYLRHPSIARVHGLFESGMGLCVAMENVEGLSLNTLLAVAQARGRYFSEAFILYVGAEVAAALSYAHACTDDAGFSLGIVNRDVNPARIRLGPHGVVRLTDFGVALSRLSGRLATSLPRPRGEVLYSAPEVLLGDVVDARADLFSLGLTLLEFATGRHLYDPGHVRVEEVEARLSKEERERALAASVASVVTELPAVAEDAIWCAMAYGSEDVEHAAQGLSVPLRDILHTLLCRNPAERFGTAAEVELVFRAQLARLGGYTRAEALQEAQHALGEASEGLWDFELPSDEGGITPPVTEVWRRSEPTTDSVSPRGTPRTSSRAPDEVPTEPGADPRRRTLTKQPSA
- a CDS encoding DUF2380 domain-containing protein is translated as MFSKLAKSAPVFSGRALSGGAFTRYLDHGTHEVAWIRGALGSATMLAGGASEVEDSEMELALLRMAGPRLQSAMFGALLFATWVDFLQLSDVLLRECPMCGDEKLFVDLHRVQGLMEPTLADLASRDPERVEAAALAMPELMGKLTREFNMMHADAKAAMETGGKVMVAAQVLEMLAMISTLKLGMPRLPPSAPATLGVGLVMSSGGVMAGSQLVVSAEWVEMMRRLVQAGVISLPVVSAAVRIHGGQVMMAQAHQDLPEGVREALGDSPEVRGMRVTGRAGAGMSEAPRHHVMPKEHREWFEQRGFKGDMDIDQFCVRLEKSHHEAIHGGGNWKLGRMWPGEWSRMIMEALRDAEAKAGRMLTRNEVLDIVAERMTDYRIPMNFTSGRGR